The genome window CATCCTCGTTCGCCAAAGAGGAACAAAGTTCCGCCCCGGCAACAACGTTGGTCTCGGAAAGGATCACACTCTCTTTGCTCTCGTTCACGGGAAAGTAAAGTTCGAGATGGTATCCAAATTGAAAATGCAGGTTTCCGTTTACCCGGAATAAACCCCTATATTTCAACAAAAACCGGATGAACCGCAGTCTCCTGCCCGCTTCTGGGTCCGGACTCTGCGGTTTTTTGTTTTATTAGGTAATTTAAGAATTTAGAATATTCGATTAAAAGCATGGAATCCTTTGTAGACGAAGTCGCCATCGAAGTGTTCGCCGGTCACGGCGGAGCAGGTTCCGTTCATTTCCGCAGGGAAAAATACGTCGAGTTCGGCGGTCCCGACGGCGGAGACGGAGGAATCGGCGGAAACGTGATCATTCGTCCGAATCTTTCCATGTACACACTGGACAAATATCTTTCCAAAAGAAAGTTCAAGGCGGAAGCCGGTTTTCCCGGAGTAGGCGACAATTGTTCCGGCAAAAAGGGAGAAGACCTGATTCTTTTCGTTCCTCTCGGAACTCAAATCTACGACGAGGAAACGGGCGATCTTCTTTTCGATTTCGTTTCCGACACGCAGGAATTCGTAGTCGTTCGAGGCGGCCGAGGCGGAAAAGGAAACACTCACTTTAAATCTTCCACGAACCAAACTCCCCGCTTCGCACAACCCGGAGAAGAGGGAGAATATAAATTTCTACGTCTTTCGTTGAAACTTTTGGCCGACGTCGGGATCGTCGGTCTTCCGAACGCGGGCAAATCCACACTGATCTCAAAGATCACGGACGCACATCCTAAGATCGCGGGTTACGCATTCACGACTCTTTCTCCGAACCTCGGTGTTGTTAAGCGAAGAGGAGATATCTTCCGTTTTACGATCGCGGACATTCCGGGCATCATCGAAGGCGCGAGCATGGGAATCGGTCTAGGACTTTCGTTTCTTCGTCATATCGAACGAGTGAAAGGAATCTTATATCTGTTCGACGCGTCCTCTTTGGATATCGAAGAGGATTTAAAGATGCTCAGAAACGAACTTTCCACATACAATCCGGAACTTCTCAAACGCCCTTACTTGATCGTATTGAACAAAATCGACGTGTGGGACGATCCCGAATTCACCAAGGACGTAATCCAAAAGGTTTCCCATCTCGGCAAGGTGATCGCGATCTCCGCGGAAAAGGAAATAAACTTGGAAGAACTTTTAATCGCCATGGACGAAACCTTTTTTAAAGACGAAATCGAAAAGGTTTTAAATCCAAATTCCAAACTTGCCTACTTTACGGAGGATGGAAACGATACGAACACGGAGAATTCTTCTGCGAACGCTGCGGAGTTCGATGATTCTTCCGAAGATTCCCCTTCTTCCAGTCAAAAGGAGTTCCAAGAATGAATTCATCCATCTTAGAACGCTCCGTCCTTTCGGAAAAAATCCGTTCCGCCGAGATGATCGTAATCAAGGTCGGTTCCGCGAGATTGTCCGGTCCTTCCTCGGAAGTGAACGACTTTCTCTTTCAATTGGTAAGCGACATCCGTCATCTCCGAGATCTCGGTAAAAAAGTGATCCTCGTTTCCTCCGGAGCGATCGCAAGGGGAAGACTTTTGTTAAGCGAACTCCCCTCTTCCATCTCCTCGGGAGATTCCCTTTCCGAAAAACAAGCGTTAGCCGCCATGGGCCAAAACCGCCTCGTCAATCTATACGACAGTTTTTTTTCCAAGGTGAATCTGAGCATCGCGCAGATTCTTTTCGGCGTTTTGGATCTCGAATCCAAAGAAGGTTATAAAAATCTAAAGAATACGTTCACTCAGCTTTTGGAATGGGGAATTCTTCCCATCGTGAACGAAAACGATTCCGTTGCGACCGAAGAGGTGAAATTCGGAGACAACGATATGCTCTCCGCTTTGGTAAGTCTGATCGTAGGCGCGGATCTTCTCGTCATTCTTACCGGCGTGGACGGATTTTTGAAAGAAGAGAAGGTCGTATCCTTTTTGGGAAAAATCACCAAAGACGATTTGAATCTCGCCGGCGGTCCGAGCGGTCCCGGAACCGGCGGCATGTTTACCAAGCTCAAATCGGCGGGTTTATTATCCGAAGCCGGAATTCCGACCGCGATCTTAAACGGAAAGAAGATGCACGTGATCCGGGAGTTTTTGAACGAAAACGAAATCGGAACATTAGTCGCTCCTTCCGGAAACCGGGTATTTTCGGAAGAGGACGTAAAGGAAATCATTCGTAAGAATAGAAACGCGAACGGAAACGGGGGAAATCATACATGAAAGAAATCGAATACGTTGAAGACCTTTGTTTACGCGCGAAAAAAGCTTCCAGAAGTTTAAAGGCGCTTCCTTCTTCCAAAAAGAATAAGATTCTCGCTGATCTCGCTGATCTGTTGGAAAAAAGAAAATCCGAAATTCTCGCGGCAAACGAACGGGATCTCAAAGACGGTAAGGAAAAAAATCTTTCCGCGGCCTTGATGGACCGTCTTTTGTTAAACGACAAGAGAATCGCAGCGATGGCTTCCGCGGTTCGAGAAATCGTAAGCCTCCCCGATCCTGTGGGAGAAGTTACGCGCGGTTTGACTCTTCCCAACGGCCTAGAACTCGTTACGAGACGGGTTCCGCTCGGGGTCGTAATGGTGATCTACGAATCGCGTCCGAACGTCACAATCGACGTGGGTGCGCTTTCCTTTAAATCGGGCAACGCGTGCATTCTTAGAGGAGGAAGCGAAGCGTTTCACTCGAACGCGATCCTCGTAAAACTATTTCATGAAATTCTAAATAAAGAAGGAATCGACACAGGAGCGGTGACTTTCGTGGACAAAACGGATCGATCGTTTATGCTTCCCTTCTTTCAACAAACCGCGTCGATCGATATCGTAGTTCCGAGAGGCGGAGAAGGTTTGATCCGCTTCGTCAGCGAAAATTCCAAAATTCCCGTCGTTAAACACGACAAAGGCGTTTGTAATCTTTACATCGATCAGGACGCGGACCCCGGGAAAGTGATTCCGATCGTAATCAACTCGAAGGTGCAAAGACCCGGAGTTTGTAACGCGACGGAGAATCTGATTCTTCATAACGGATATCCCTTCCGCAAAGAACTCTTAGAAGCTCTTGCAAAAGAAGGTGTAGAACTTCTTCTCGATCCACCCGCTCTATCTTTGTTTCCGAAAGGAAAACCCGTAAGCGAAGCGGACTACATGGAAGAATTCTTAGATCTGAGACTTTCCGTAAAAACGGTTTCTTCTTTGGAAGAAGCGCTGGCCTTTATCGAAAAAACTTCCTCGGGTCATACCGAAGCGATCGTTACGGAAGACCTAACCGCCGCAAAAACGTTTACGAGTTCGTTGGATTCCGCCGCGCTTTTCGTGAATTGTTCCACTCGGTTTCACGATGGAGGCGAATTCGGCCTCGGAGCGGAGGTCGGAATTTCCACCGGAAAACTTCATGTTCGAGGACCGATGGGGTTGGTGCATCTCACCACCACGACCACATACGTCAACGGAAGCGGACAAATCCGAGGTTAATCCTTGTCCGGTGAATCCAAAATTCTCACCGGAATCTTCGGAGGAAGTTTCGATCCTCCCCACATAGGACATTCAGGAATCCTAAAGTCTTTTTTTAGGGTAGTTCCCGAATGTAGGGAGGTCTTTCTGATTCCCAATCGGCAAAATCCCCTTAAAAACGAGAAGACGGCTTCCCCCGAAAAAACATTAGAAATGTTGCATATTTTCGCCTCCGAATTCGGCGAAACGATCCGCATCCTGGACTTAGAACTCAAACGAACCGGTCCGAGCTTTACGATTCAAACGATCTTGGAACTAAAGTCTTCTTATCCGGATCGGGAGTTCGTGCTTTTGATCGGAGAGGATAATTATTCGAACTTTGATCAGTGGAAGGATTGGAAGGAAATTTTGCGCCTCGTCCGCGAGGTTTACGTATTTCGTCGTTTTTCGGAAACGATTCCGATCAACGACCGTCTTTTCGAACAAGGTAGTTTTCGTTTTTTGAACAACCCTTTGATTCCGGTAAGTTCCACGGATTTGAGAATTTCTTTTGCTAAGTCCGGTTCCGCTTCGGCCGCATTGAATCGCGAACGGATTTCCGAAAAGATTTTAGCTTATATCGAGAAAAACGGCTTATATCGTACGTAGCGTTGGTATAAAAACATCGGCATTATACCGAACGATAAAGATGGGTCCGACGGCGCTTCTACGACATACAAAGATTTTCTCCCCATTTATACGCATGTCGTATAAATGCGACTCCACCCTACCTCAATTTTAGAATTTCCAAAAGATTCTCTCCCTACAATTTGGATTCATGAAGGCAGCCTTCTCCTACGACCCCGAAACGATCCGCAAAGCCTTGGGATTTCGATCCGGGACTTGGTTTCAAAAAGAATCACAGATTGTTACGATTACGACTTCCTCTGCGGAAGCGGAACCCGGTTCCCTCTTTGTCCCGCTTCGGGGAAATCGGGACGGCCACGAATTTATACGCGACGCGGTCGCAAACGGGGCGTCCTATTTTTTAGTGGAAGAAGATCATCCGATTCGAAACGGGTTTACGGAAGAAGAGGCAGCCAAGTCGATTCCCGTAAAGGACACGTTGATCGCTCTCGGAAGATTGGCGGAATTTCACAGACTGAGATACAATCCGATCGTAATTGCCGTAACCGGTTCAAGCGGGAAAACGA of Leptospira sanjuanensis contains these proteins:
- a CDS encoding glutamate-5-semialdehyde dehydrogenase; translation: MKEIEYVEDLCLRAKKASRSLKALPSSKKNKILADLADLLEKRKSEILAANERDLKDGKEKNLSAALMDRLLLNDKRIAAMASAVREIVSLPDPVGEVTRGLTLPNGLELVTRRVPLGVVMVIYESRPNVTIDVGALSFKSGNACILRGGSEAFHSNAILVKLFHEILNKEGIDTGAVTFVDKTDRSFMLPFFQQTASIDIVVPRGGEGLIRFVSENSKIPVVKHDKGVCNLYIDQDADPGKVIPIVINSKVQRPGVCNATENLILHNGYPFRKELLEALAKEGVELLLDPPALSLFPKGKPVSEADYMEEFLDLRLSVKTVSSLEEALAFIEKTSSGHTEAIVTEDLTAAKTFTSSLDSAALFVNCSTRFHDGGEFGLGAEVGISTGKLHVRGPMGLVHLTTTTTYVNGSGQIRG
- the obgE gene encoding GTPase ObgE, producing MESFVDEVAIEVFAGHGGAGSVHFRREKYVEFGGPDGGDGGIGGNVIIRPNLSMYTLDKYLSKRKFKAEAGFPGVGDNCSGKKGEDLILFVPLGTQIYDEETGDLLFDFVSDTQEFVVVRGGRGGKGNTHFKSSTNQTPRFAQPGEEGEYKFLRLSLKLLADVGIVGLPNAGKSTLISKITDAHPKIAGYAFTTLSPNLGVVKRRGDIFRFTIADIPGIIEGASMGIGLGLSFLRHIERVKGILYLFDASSLDIEEDLKMLRNELSTYNPELLKRPYLIVLNKIDVWDDPEFTKDVIQKVSHLGKVIAISAEKEINLEELLIAMDETFFKDEIEKVLNPNSKLAYFTEDGNDTNTENSSANAAEFDDSSEDSPSSSQKEFQE
- the nadD gene encoding nicotinate (nicotinamide) nucleotide adenylyltransferase; this translates as MSGESKILTGIFGGSFDPPHIGHSGILKSFFRVVPECREVFLIPNRQNPLKNEKTASPEKTLEMLHIFASEFGETIRILDLELKRTGPSFTIQTILELKSSYPDREFVLLIGEDNYSNFDQWKDWKEILRLVREVYVFRRFSETIPINDRLFEQGSFRFLNNPLIPVSSTDLRISFAKSGSASAALNRERISEKILAYIEKNGLYRT
- the rpmA gene encoding 50S ribosomal protein L27, which gives rise to MAHKKGGGSSKNGRDSNSQRLGVKRFGGESVLAGNILVRQRGTKFRPGNNVGLGKDHTLFALVHGKVKFEMVSKLKMQVSVYPE
- the proB gene encoding glutamate 5-kinase translates to MNSSILERSVLSEKIRSAEMIVIKVGSARLSGPSSEVNDFLFQLVSDIRHLRDLGKKVILVSSGAIARGRLLLSELPSSISSGDSLSEKQALAAMGQNRLVNLYDSFFSKVNLSIAQILFGVLDLESKEGYKNLKNTFTQLLEWGILPIVNENDSVATEEVKFGDNDMLSALVSLIVGADLLVILTGVDGFLKEEKVVSFLGKITKDDLNLAGGPSGPGTGGMFTKLKSAGLLSEAGIPTAILNGKKMHVIREFLNENEIGTLVAPSGNRVFSEEDVKEIIRKNRNANGNGGNHT